One segment of Solanum stenotomum isolate F172 chromosome 1, ASM1918654v1, whole genome shotgun sequence DNA contains the following:
- the LOC125871771 gene encoding uncharacterized protein LOC125871771 — translation MARFSSRNRCSYPLLVCSLVGFLILLHFSSLGSYRGIKKGQIQERYEELEEIQIPQPSGSQSSEANMLIDEFLDKSSKLRHIFFPDMTTSIDPRKNTKDDTFYYYPGRIWLDTDGHPIQAHGGGILYDERSRMYYWYGEYKNGPTYQSPRKNVARVDIIGVGCYSSKDLWTWKNEGIVLAADEHDEDHDLHKTKVLERPKVIYNEKTGKYVMWMHIDDSNYTKASVGIAISNSPTGPFRYLYSKRPHGFESRDMTLFKDDDGKAYVIYSSVHNRELHIGLLDQDYVDVTNVMSRVLVGQFREAPALFKYQGTYYMITSGCSGWAPNEALAHVAESIMGPWETIGNPCIGANKVFRVTTFFAQSTYVLPIAPGSFIFMADRWNPDDLGDSRYIWLPLNMEEVTGSQRPRVSIFWHKRWKLFKSPV, via the coding sequence ATGGCTCGATTCTCATCAAGAAACAGATGTTCATACCCTTTACTGGTTTGTAGCTTGGTGGGGTTCTTGATTTTGCTTCATTTCTCATCTTTGGGTAGTTATAGAGGTATTAAAAAAGGGCAGATTCAAGAAAGATATGAAGAGTTGGAGGAGATCCAAATTCCTCAACCAAGTGGAAGCCAATCCTCAGAAGCCAACATGCTAATTGATGAATTCCTTGATAAGTCTTCTAAACTCAGGCACATTTTCTTTCCTGACATGACAACTAGCATAGACCCTAGAAAGAATACTAAAGATGACACCTTTTACTATTACCCTGGGAGAATTTGGTTAGATACTGATGGACATCCTATTCAAGCTCATGGGGGTGGGATTCTTTATGATGAAAGATCAAGAATGTATTATTGGTATGGAGAGTACAAGAATGGTCCTACTTATCAATCCCCCAGGAAGAATGTAGCTCGGGTAGACATCATTGGTGTTGGCTGCTACTCTTCTAAGGATTTGTGGACTTGGAAGAATGAGGGTATTGTACTAGCTGCGGATGAACATGATGAGGATCATGACCTTCACAAGACTAAAGTATTGGAGAGGCCTAAAGTGATCTACAATGAGAAGACAGGTAAATATGTAATGTGGATGCACATTGATGATTCAAATTATACCAAAGCCTCTGTTGGAATTGCCATAAGCAATTCCCCTACTGGTCCTTTTCGATATCTATACAGTAAAAGGCCTCATGGTTTTGAAAGTAGGGACATGACTTTGTTCAAAGATGATGATGGTAAGGCATATGTTATTTACTCCTCTGTACACAACAGGGAGCTTCATATTGGTCTTCTTGATCAAGATTATGTAGATGTTACTAATGTTATGTCAAGGGTTCTTGTGGGGCAGTTTAGAGAGGCCCCCGCCTTGTTCAAGTACCAAGGAACTTACTACATGATCACATCAGGATGCAGTGGTTGGGCACCAAATGAGGCACTGGCTCATGTGGCTGAATCAATTATGGGTCCATGGGAGACTATAGGCAACCCATGTATAGGAGCTAACAAAGTTTTTCGGGTCACCACATTCTTTGCTCAGAGCACATATGTGCTCCCCATTGCACCTGGTTCGTTTATTTTCATGGCAGATCGCTGGAATCCAGATGATTTGGGTGATTCTAGATATATATGGCTTCCTTTGAATATGGAAGAAGTAACGGGCAGCCAACGACCAAGAGTATCTATCTTTTGGCACAAAAGATGGAAGCTCTTTAAAAGTCCAGTATAG
- the LOC125871781 gene encoding uncharacterized protein LOC125871781, with amino-acid sequence MATMTTFSAATVSSAAIIGTGRNSSQKGTKVKYISGLNSFEGLKANNHVASLGLPLSTEQAFAKIVSSLKTPSSQANGGALSSTCNAALEIFRIATIIPGLVLVGVAVGFVLLRIEATVEESE; translated from the coding sequence ATGGCAACTATGACAACATTCTCTGCAGCAACAGTAAGTTCAGCAGCCATTATAGGCACAGGCAGAAACTCTTCCCAGAAAGGAACCAAAGTGAAGTACATTAGTGGATTGAATTCATTTGAAGGGCTTAAGGCAAATAACCATGTTGCCTCGTTAGGCCTCCCTTTGTCCACTGAACAAGCTTTTGCAAAGATTGTTAGCTCATTGAAAACCCCATCATCACAAGCCAATGGTGGAGCTTTGTCCTCTACTTGCAATGCTGCTCTTGAGATTTTCAGGATTGCTACCATTATTCCTGGCTTGGTTCTTGTTGGAGTTGCTGTTGGATTCGTCCTCCTCCGAATCGAAGCTACTGTAGAGGAATCTGAATGA
- the LOC125847856 gene encoding uncharacterized protein LOC125847856 — protein sequence MGKTFVKIDKAPRSKHRHAEETEEEEYEDEEEEEEQNEWAGIVKKNASCSKAGYQRATAHKVRDSHDQFGADIFKSGHATQPRNPYFIAKLQAKRRDQLYVPIDVVKAFNFELPSSMTIRDSTGREFETKLKNWKDGRIWLIGGWHSLCRWNLVEKDVKCICEFVKGKGNKVLYLQVQILHEGSVSNSNTKHMEEEDEEEEEDYDDDDEEEEETEEDEETEEDERTGTFKKNVSRSKVGCKRDIACKVRDVPDQYGADIFKSGRATQPKNPYFVAKIRAKRRDQLYILIDVVRDYKLELPSRMIIRDSAGREFETKLKNWKDGRIWLAGGWRSVCRWNLMEKDDRCICEFVRGKGKNGLYLQVHVLHEGSVSE from the exons ATGGGAAAAACCTTTGTGAAGATAGATAAGGCACCACGTTCAAAACATAGACACGCGGAAGAAACTGAGGAGGAGGAATATGAAGacgaggaggaagaggaagaacaGAATGAGTGGGCTGGCATAGTTAAGAAAAATGCGTCATGTTCAAAGG CTGGATACCAAAGAGCCACTGCTCACAAGGTGAGGGACAGCCATGACCAATTTGGGGCAGATATATTCAAAAGTGGACATGCAACGCAGCCAAGAAATCCTTACTTTATAGCGAAATTACAAGCAAAAAGGAGAGACCAACTA TACGTTCCAATTGATGTGGTTAAAGCCTTCAATTTTGAACTCCCTTCGAGCATGACCATTCGCGACTCTACTGGCAGAGAATTTGAGACAAAACTCAAGAATTGGAAGGATGGTAGAATATGGCTAATTGGAGGATGGCATAGTTTATGCAGGTGGAACCTTGTGGAGAAAGATGTCAAGTGTATTTGCGAATTTGTgaaaggaaaaggaaataaagtccTTTACTTGCAAGTTCAAATTCTTCATGAAGGATCAGTTTCAAACTCCAACACTAA ACACATGGAAGaggaagacgaagaagaagaagaagattatgatgatgatgatgaagaggaggaagaaaCTGAAGAGGACGAAGAAACAGAGGAGGATGAAAGGACTGgtacatttaagaaaaatgtgTCACGTTCAAAAG TTGGATGCAAAAGAGACATTGCTTGCAAGGTGAGGGATGTTCCTGACCAATATGGTGCAGATATATTCAAAAGTGGGCGTGCAACTCAGCCAAAAAATCCTTACTTTGTAGCGAAAATACGAGCAAAAAGGAGAGATCAACTG TACATTCTGATTGATGTGGTGAGAGATTACAAACTTGAACTCCCTTCAAGAATGATCATTCGCGATTCTGCTGGCAGAGAATTTGAGACGAAACTCAAAAATTGGAAGGACGGTAGAATATGGCTAGCTGGCGGATGGCGCAGTGTATGTAGGTGGAACCTTATGGAAAAAGATGACAGGTGCATTTGTGAATTTGTGAGAGGAAAAGGCAAAAACGGCCTTTACTTGCAAGTTCATGTTCTCCATGAAGGATCAGTTTCCGAATAG
- the LOC125865950 gene encoding B3 domain-containing protein At5g60140-like, which translates to MWPIRVIKIEKDLYFLNGWEKFIEDNSLEFGDFIIFDYDGNEIFNIKLLGINECIKNGAKCDNKEEEVNVEHRKSIEPKEKNKTRDNNNSSFDDDSTDNYMVEEEDNDEEEVEKEEEEDNEQKGEEKETEEEVDEGKEDETEEEVVERKENETKEEKDEEENEMTDTFKKKMSGSKDGCRKAITCKVRNVHDKYGVDIFRSRRATQPKNPYFVAKIRAKMRNQLYVPIDVVRDYELKLPPTMIIRNSVGREFETKVNNWSNGTIWLVGGWRNLCRWNLVEKDDRCICEFVREKCGKILYFQVQVLYEGSNSHHNNK; encoded by the exons ATGTGGCCTATAAGAGTgatcaaaatagaaaaagattTGTATTTTCTGAATGGATGGGAGAAATTTATTGAGGACAACAGTCTAGAGTTTGGAGACTTTATAATATTCGATTATGAtggaaatgaaatatttaacataaaattactTGGAATAAATGAATGCATAAAGAATGGAGCTAAATGTGACAATAAGGAGGAAGAAGTGAATGTTGAACATCGAAAGAGTAtagaaccaaaagaaaaaaacaagacTAGAGATAACAACAATAGCTCATTTGATGATGATAGTACTGATAACTACAtggtagaagaagaagataatgacgaagaagaggtggaaaaggaagaggaagaagataaTGAACAAAAAGGGGAGGAGAAAGAAACTGAGGAGGAGGTGGATGAAGGGAAAGAGGATGAAACAGAGGAGGAAGTGGTGGAGAGGAAGGAGAATGAAACTaaggaggaaaaagatgaagaagagaatGAAATGACTGACACATTCAAGAAAAAGATGTCAGGTTCAAAAG ATGGATGCCGAAAAGCTATTACTTGCAAGGTGAGGAATGTGCATGACAAATATGGTGTAGATATATTCAGAAGTCGACGCGCAACTCAGCCAAAAAATCCTTACTTTGTAGCAAAGATACGAGCAAAAATGAGAAATCAACTG TATGTTCCAATTGATGTGGTGAGAGACTACGAACTTAAACTCCCTCCAACCATGATCATTCGCAACTCTGTTGGCAGAGAGTTTGAGACAAAAGTCAATAATTGGAGCAATGGAACAATATGGCTAGTAGGCGGATGGCGCAATTTATGTAGGTGGAATCTTGTGGAAAAAGATGACAGGTGTATTTGTGAATTTGTGAGAGAAAAATGCGGCAAAATCCTTTactttcaagttcaagttctctATGAAGGATCAAATTCTCAtcacaacaataaataa
- the LOC125865959 gene encoding putative B3 domain-containing protein Os03g0621600 isoform X1: MEEGLLIHKGWKKFQKNSQLQNGEYLVFRYDGSLQFTIRIFSKNGLERQVKSTNMVKNQQASIYDEGSKRRRPEKYPYTSKFPKQTLANGENDTEHATPRKRAALEKEEDLLTDLTPNIPQFVKCLKGYNVKKSCFLYVPKSFCEQLSKSDNKTTVILRNSEGKRWKVNCITQNGYHALCGGWKQFVSDNKDKEGCFSACQCK; the protein is encoded by the exons GTTGGaagaaatttcagaaaaatagcCAACTACAAAATGGGGAATATCTCGTGTTTAGGTACGATGGCAGTCTGCAATTCACAATAAGAATTTTCAGCAAGAACGGACTGGAAAGACAAGTGAAGTCAACAAACATGGTCAAAAATCAACAAGCTTCAATATATGATGAAGGCAGCAAGCGTAGAAGGCCAGAAAAATACCCTTACACTTCAAAATTCCCTAAACAGACTCTTGCTAACGGTGAAAATGACACAG AACATGCAACTCCAAGAAAAAGAGCTGCACTTGAGAAAGAAGAGGACCTTCTCACAGATCTTACTCCAAATATTCCTCAATTTGTGAAATGCTTGAAAGGCTACAATGTGAAAAAGTCTTGTTTCCTG TATGTTCCAAAATCCTTCTGTGAACAACTTTCAAAATCAGACAATAAGACAACAGTTATCCTCCGTAATTCAGAAGGAAAAAGGTGGAAAGTGAATTGTATAACACAAAATGGATATCACGCTCTCTGTGGAGGATGGAAACAGTTTGTGAGTGATAATAAGGATAAGGAAGGATGTTTTTCAGCTTGTCAATGCAAATGA